CGGTGAGTTCGACTTCTGATGATCATCGAATGCCCGGTCGGCAGGGTGTCGACCGGGCGTTCACAGAAAGGCAGGGATGATGCGCGTGTGCGTGAAGCTCCAGGTGCGACCCGAGCTTCTGGAGGAGTATCGCGAGCGTCATGCGCCCGTGTGGCCGGAGATGCTCGCCGAGATCGCGGCGGCCGGACGCCGCAACTACTCGCTCTTCCTCGCGCCCGACGGTGAACTCATCGGGTACTACGAGACCGACGACGACGACGCGGCTCAGGCGTATCTCGCCGCGTCGCCCATCGCCGCCCGGTGGGAGGCCGAGATGGCCCGCTTCTTCGTCGGTCTCGACGGCAGGCCGGACCAGGCCGCTCCCACACTTCCCGAGGTGTTCCACCTCGAGGACCAGCTCCCCACCTCCGGTCTCCAGAACGAAAGCAGTGCATCGTGAGCATCCTCTCCCCTGAAAACCTCGCCGTCCTCGAGAAGCAGGGCATCGAGCTCCCCAGCTGGGCGTTCGGCAACTCCGGTACCCGGTTCAAGGTCTTCGGCACCCCCGGCACCCCGCGTGACCCCTGGGAGAAGATCGCCGATGCCGCGCAGGTCAACCAATACACGGCACTCGCCCCCGCCGTCGCGCTGCACATCCCGTGGGATGTGGTCGACTCGTACTCCGACCTGCGGACGTATGCCGAGGACCTGGGCGTGGCGCTCGGCACCGTCAACTCGAACACCTTCCAGGACGACGACTACAAGTTCGGTGCCCTCACGCACGAGGACGCCGCGATCCGTCGGAAGGCGATCGACCACCACCTGGCCTGCATCGACGTGATGGACGCGACCGGGAGCCGCGACCTCAAGATCTGGCTCGCCGAGGGGTCGAACTACCCCGGCCAGGCCGACCTGCGCGGGCGCCAGGACCGACTGCAGGATTCGCTGCAGAAGATCTACGACCGTCTCGGAGACGACCAGCGGCTCGTGCTGGAGTACAAGTTCTTCGAGCCCGCGTTCTACCACACCGATGTTCCGGACTGGGGCACGTCGTACGCCCAGGTGAGCGCCCTCGGCGACAAGGCGATGGTGTGCCTCGACACCGGGCATCACGCTCCCGGCACGAACATCGAGTTCATCGTGATGCAGCTGCTGCGTCTCGGCAAGCTCGGGTCGTTCGACTTCAACTCGCGCTTCTACGCCGACGACGACCTGATCGTGGGCGCGGCCGACCCGTTCCAGCTCTTCCGCATCCTCTTCGAGGTCGTGCGCGGCGGCGGTCTGAACAACCCGGACGTGGCGTTCATGCTCGACCAGTGCCACAACGTCGAGGACAAGATCCCCGGTCAGATCCGCTCGGTGCTCAATGTGCAGGAGATGACCGCACGCGCGCTGCTCGTCGACCGGGAGGCGTTGACCGCCGCGCAGAAGTCGGGCGACGTGCTGGCCGCGAACGCCGTGTTCATGGATGCGTTCTACACCGACGTGCGCCCTGCCCTGGCCGAGTGGCGGGAGTCCCGCGGGCTCGCCGCCGACCCGATGGCCGCCTACCTCGCCTCGGGATACCCGCAGAAGATCGCGGCCGACCGTGTGGGCGGCGTCCAGGCGGGCTGGGGCGCCTGAGCTCCGGCCTTCGACCCTTCGATCTTCGACCCTTCTCCCAAGGAACGACTCACATGACGAATCCGACCGCCTCCGACCTCCTCGCGCGGAGCAACCGCCTCGGCGCCGATCCGAAGAACACGAACTATGCCGGCGGCAATACGTCCGCGAAGGGCAACGGGATCGATCCCGTGACCGGGCAGCCCATCGAACTGCTGTGGGTGAAGGGCTCGGGCGGTGACCTGGGCACGCTCACCGAGAACGGCCTCGCGGTGCTGCGCCTGGACCGGATGCGTGCGCTCGTCGGCGTGTACCCGGGCATCGAGCGTGAAGACGAGATGGTGGCCGCATTCGACTACTGCCTGCACGGCAAGGGCGGAGCTGCGCCCTCGATCGACACCGCCATGCACGGCCTCGTCGACGCCGCGCACGTGGACCATCTGCACCCCGACTCCGGCATCGCGATCGCGACGGCGGCGGACGGCGAAGCGCTGACCCGGACGATCTTCGGGGAGAAGGTCGTCTGGGTGCCCTGGCGTCGCCCCGGCTTCCAGCTCGGCCTCGACATCGCCGAGATCAAGGCGGCGAACCCGCAGGCGATCGGATGCATCCTCGGCGGGCACGGCATCACGGCCTGGGGCGACACCTCCGACGAGGCCGAGGCGAACTCGCTGTGGATCATCGACACCGCCGCCTCGTACATCGCGGAGAACGGCGAGGCCGATCCGTTCGGCGGTGTCCGCTCCGGTTTCGAGCCTCTGCCCGAGGGAGAGCGTCGTGAACGCGCCGCCGCGCTCGCTGGGACGATCCGTGGGATCGCCTCGACGGACCGTCCGATGGTGGGCCACTTCACCGATGCCCCGGAGGTGCTCGAGTTCCTCGCCTCCGAGAAGGCGCCGTCCCTCGCCGCGCTGGGCACGAGCTGCCCCGATCACTTCCTGCGCACCAAGGTCAAGCCGCTCCTCCTCGACCTGCCGATCACGGCGTCCGTCGAGGAGCAGATCGCCCGTCTGCACGAGCTTCACGCGGAGTACCGCGCCGACTACCAGGCGTATTACGACGCGCACGCGACGGCGGATTCTCCGGCGATCCGCGGTGCCGATCCGCTCATCGTGCTCGTCCCCGGTGTGGGCATGTTCTCGTACGGCGCGAACAAGCAGACCGCTCGTGTCGCCGGCGAGTTCTACGTGAACGCGATCAACGTGATGCGCGGTGCCGAGGCGCTGTCGACCTACTCTCCGATCTCGGATGCCGAGAAGTTCCGTATCGAGTACTGGGCGCTGGAAGAGGCCAAGCTGCAGCGGATGCCGAAGCCGAAGTCACATCAGGGCCGCATCGCCTTCGTCACCGGCGCCGCCTCCGGGATCGGCAAGGCCATCGCCACCCGCCTCGCGGCTGAAGGTGCGTGTGTCGTCATCGCCGACCTCGACCTCGCCAAGGCCCAGGCCGCGGCGGCCGAGCTCGGGAGCACCGATGTCGCGATCGGTGTCGCCGCGAACGTCGCCGACGCCGACGCGATCCAGGCTGCGCTGACCGATGCGGTGCTCGCGTTCGGCGGCGTCGACCTCATCGTCAACAACGCTGGACTGTCGCTCTCGAAACCTCTGCTGGAGACGACCGAGAAGGACTGGGATCTGCAGCACGATGTCATGGCGAAGGGGTCTTTCCTCGTGTCGAAGGCCGCCGCGCGCGTGCTCATCGATCAGAAGCTCGGTGGCGACATCGTCTACATCTCGTCGAAGAACTCGGTCTTCGCCGGCCCGAACAACATCGCCTACTCCGCCACGAAGGCCGACCAGGCCCATCAGGTCCGCCTGCTCGCGGTCGAGCTCGGCGAGTACGGGATCCGTGTGAACGGGATCAATCCCGACGGCGTCGTGCGTGGCTCGGGCATCTTCGCCTCCGGGTGGGGCGCGAATCGCGCCGCGACCTACGGCGTCGCCGAAGAGGACCTCGGGCAGTTCTACGCGAACCGCACGATCCTCAAGCGCGAGGTCGTCCCCGAGAACGTCGCGGACGCGGTCTACGTGCTCACCGGCCCGGAGCTCAGTCGCACCACGGGTCTGCACATCCCCGTCGACTCCGGCGTCGCCGCGGCGTTCCTGCGATGAGCGTGCGCGCCGTCGCGGCCGTCGATCTCGGTGCGACCAGCGGCCGGGTCATGATCGGGCGCGTCGGCGACGGCAGGCTCGACCTCGAGCTCGTCTCGCGGTTCCCCCACGGGTCCGTGGAGCGTGCCGACGGGCTGCACTGGGATTTCGGCGCCCTTTACGAGAACGTGCTCGAGGGGTTGGCGGAGGCCGTGCGACGCGAGCCGGCGATCGAGAGCATCGGCATCGACTCGTGGGCCGTGGACTACGGTCTGATCGCGGGCGGGGAGCTTCTCGCTGAGCCCTTCCACTACCGCGATGAGCGCACCGCGCGCGGCGTCGGCGAGGTGCACGGGAGCATCCCGTTCCCCGAGCTCTACACACGCAACGGACTGCAGTTCCTGCCCTTCAACACGCTCTACCAGTACCGGATCGACGA
Above is a window of Microbacterium aurugineum DNA encoding:
- a CDS encoding L-rhamnose mutarotase, translated to MMRVCVKLQVRPELLEEYRERHAPVWPEMLAEIAAAGRRNYSLFLAPDGELIGYYETDDDDAAQAYLAASPIAARWEAEMARFFVGLDGRPDQAAPTLPEVFHLEDQLPTSGLQNESSAS
- the rhaI gene encoding L-rhamnose isomerase, with protein sequence MSILSPENLAVLEKQGIELPSWAFGNSGTRFKVFGTPGTPRDPWEKIADAAQVNQYTALAPAVALHIPWDVVDSYSDLRTYAEDLGVALGTVNSNTFQDDDYKFGALTHEDAAIRRKAIDHHLACIDVMDATGSRDLKIWLAEGSNYPGQADLRGRQDRLQDSLQKIYDRLGDDQRLVLEYKFFEPAFYHTDVPDWGTSYAQVSALGDKAMVCLDTGHHAPGTNIEFIVMQLLRLGKLGSFDFNSRFYADDDLIVGAADPFQLFRILFEVVRGGGLNNPDVAFMLDQCHNVEDKIPGQIRSVLNVQEMTARALLVDREALTAAQKSGDVLAANAVFMDAFYTDVRPALAEWRESRGLAADPMAAYLASGYPQKIAADRVGGVQAGWGA
- a CDS encoding bifunctional aldolase/short-chain dehydrogenase — encoded protein: MTNPTASDLLARSNRLGADPKNTNYAGGNTSAKGNGIDPVTGQPIELLWVKGSGGDLGTLTENGLAVLRLDRMRALVGVYPGIEREDEMVAAFDYCLHGKGGAAPSIDTAMHGLVDAAHVDHLHPDSGIAIATAADGEALTRTIFGEKVVWVPWRRPGFQLGLDIAEIKAANPQAIGCILGGHGITAWGDTSDEAEANSLWIIDTAASYIAENGEADPFGGVRSGFEPLPEGERRERAAALAGTIRGIASTDRPMVGHFTDAPEVLEFLASEKAPSLAALGTSCPDHFLRTKVKPLLLDLPITASVEEQIARLHELHAEYRADYQAYYDAHATADSPAIRGADPLIVLVPGVGMFSYGANKQTARVAGEFYVNAINVMRGAEALSTYSPISDAEKFRIEYWALEEAKLQRMPKPKSHQGRIAFVTGAASGIGKAIATRLAAEGACVVIADLDLAKAQAAAAELGSTDVAIGVAANVADADAIQAALTDAVLAFGGVDLIVNNAGLSLSKPLLETTEKDWDLQHDVMAKGSFLVSKAAARVLIDQKLGGDIVYISSKNSVFAGPNNIAYSATKADQAHQVRLLAVELGEYGIRVNGINPDGVVRGSGIFASGWGANRAATYGVAEEDLGQFYANRTILKREVVPENVADAVYVLTGPELSRTTGLHIPVDSGVAAAFLR